In Devosia sp. 1566, a single genomic region encodes these proteins:
- the gatB gene encoding Asp-tRNA(Asn)/Glu-tRNA(Gln) amidotransferase subunit GatB, whose amino-acid sequence MTLIDTRTPDPKRFISGSTGDWEVIIGMEVHAQVTSESKLFSGSSTAFGNPPNSNVSFVDAAMPGMLPTINEECVRQAVRTGLGLKAVINKRSVFDRKNYFYPDLPQGYQISQFKDPIVGEGKVLLDMGDETIEIGIERLHLEQDAGKSIHDQHPSMSFVDLNRSGVALMEIVSKPDLRSADEAKAYLSKLRTILRYLGTCDGNMEQGSMRADVNVSVRRPGGEFGTRCEIKNVNSVRFAGQAIEYEARRQIDILEDGGSIDQETRLFDPKLGETRSMRSKEEAHDYRYFPDPDLLPLEFDDAFVAALAEHLPELPDEKKARFVRDYGVTPYDAMVLTLDRETADYFEAVVAHGGSKRDGKAVANLLNADVAAYANSQGLAVWETHLQPAQIAGIVDLVAAGTISSKIAKDLLQIIIAEEPEGEPAEIVERRGMKQVTDLGAIEKVVDEIIAANPDQVAKVQAKPTMIGWFVGQAMKASGGKANPQALNELMKRKLGLEE is encoded by the coding sequence TTGACCCTTATCGACACCCGTACGCCCGATCCGAAGCGCTTTATTTCCGGCTCCACTGGAGACTGGGAAGTGATCATCGGCATGGAAGTGCATGCGCAGGTGACCTCCGAAAGCAAGCTGTTTTCCGGCTCCTCGACCGCCTTCGGCAATCCGCCCAACAGCAATGTTTCGTTCGTGGACGCAGCCATGCCCGGCATGCTGCCGACCATCAACGAAGAATGCGTGCGCCAGGCTGTGCGGACCGGCCTTGGGCTCAAGGCCGTGATCAACAAACGGTCCGTTTTTGACCGCAAGAACTATTTTTATCCCGATCTGCCGCAGGGCTATCAGATCAGCCAGTTCAAGGACCCTATTGTCGGCGAGGGTAAGGTGCTGCTCGACATGGGCGACGAGACCATCGAGATCGGCATCGAGCGGCTCCACCTGGAGCAGGACGCGGGCAAGTCCATCCATGACCAGCATCCATCCATGAGCTTTGTGGACCTCAACCGCTCCGGCGTGGCGCTGATGGAGATCGTCTCCAAGCCGGACCTGCGCTCGGCTGACGAGGCTAAGGCTTATCTGTCCAAACTTCGCACGATTCTGCGTTATCTCGGCACCTGCGACGGCAATATGGAGCAGGGCTCCATGCGTGCCGACGTCAACGTGTCGGTGCGACGCCCCGGGGGTGAGTTCGGCACGCGCTGCGAAATCAAGAACGTCAATTCAGTGCGCTTTGCCGGTCAGGCGATCGAATACGAAGCGCGTCGGCAGATCGATATCCTTGAAGACGGCGGCTCGATCGACCAGGAAACCCGCCTGTTCGATCCGAAGCTCGGCGAAACCCGGTCCATGCGTTCCAAGGAAGAAGCGCATGACTACCGCTACTTCCCCGATCCCGACCTGCTGCCCCTGGAGTTTGACGACGCTTTCGTGGCGGCTCTGGCGGAACACCTGCCCGAACTGCCGGACGAGAAGAAGGCCCGCTTTGTCCGCGACTATGGTGTGACCCCTTACGACGCCATGGTGCTGACGCTGGATCGCGAGACGGCCGATTACTTCGAGGCCGTTGTGGCCCATGGGGGTAGCAAGCGCGACGGCAAGGCTGTCGCCAATTTGCTCAACGCCGATGTTGCCGCCTATGCCAATAGCCAGGGGCTTGCTGTTTGGGAAACCCATCTGCAGCCAGCTCAGATCGCGGGGATTGTTGACCTCGTGGCCGCCGGCACGATCTCCAGTAAGATCGCCAAGGATTTGCTGCAGATCATCATTGCTGAGGAGCCGGAGGGCGAACCTGCCGAGATCGTCGAGCGGCGCGGCATGAAGCAGGTCACCGACCTCGGCGCCATCGAGAAGGTGGTCGACGAGATCATCGCCGCCAACCCCGATCAGGTCGCCAAGGTTCAGGCCAAGCCCACCATGATTGGCTGGTTCGTTGGCCAGGCGATGAAGGCATCGGGCGGCAAGGCTAACCCGCAGGCCCTGAACGAATTGATGAAGCGCAAGCTCGGCCTCGAAGAGTGA
- a CDS encoding GNAT family N-acetyltransferase, which translates to MRSVLIRNAEPGDARILADIAYRSWTKGILPLLTETPGMRDAEQHRLRRAVAETLTRIIVAEQDGMPVGWCSRSARRAYIPFLFVAPESQGQGIGSMLLRRMESVLELFGASRVQLETPADHIRAVRFYERQGYRILAMRPDGRAHHEPFMSVHLEKKLHPFAGDLDDED; encoded by the coding sequence ATGCGCAGTGTCCTGATCCGCAATGCCGAACCCGGTGACGCACGCATTCTAGCCGACATCGCCTACCGCTCCTGGACAAAGGGCATTTTGCCGCTGCTAACCGAAACACCCGGCATGCGCGACGCCGAGCAGCACCGGCTTAGGCGCGCCGTCGCCGAAACGCTGACGCGCATCATTGTGGCCGAACAGGATGGCATGCCTGTCGGCTGGTGTTCGCGCTCCGCCCGGCGCGCTTATATCCCGTTCCTGTTTGTGGCTCCGGAAAGCCAAGGCCAGGGCATCGGCTCCATGCTGCTGCGGCGCATGGAGTCGGTGCTGGAACTATTCGGCGCCAGCCGGGTGCAGCTCGAAACCCCCGCAGACCATATTCGCGCGGTCCGCTTTTATGAACGGCAAGGCTACCGCATCCTCGCCATGCGTCCCGATGGGCGTGCCCATCACGAGCCATTCATGAGCGTTCATCTCGAGAAGAAATTACACCCATTCGCGGGCGATCTCGACGACGAAGATTGA
- a CDS encoding chorismate mutase, with the protein MTTAPADCQTKDDVRAEIDRIDQALLHLFAERHRYVTRMAEIKTDPHEARDPVRIEAVIAKVRERSLALDLDEDQAELVWRTLIDWNINYEKGIITARRRPL; encoded by the coding sequence GTGACCACCGCGCCCGCCGACTGCCAGACCAAAGATGATGTCCGTGCCGAAATCGATCGGATCGACCAGGCGCTCCTGCACCTCTTCGCGGAGCGGCATCGCTATGTCACCCGCATGGCCGAGATCAAGACCGACCCGCACGAGGCGCGCGACCCCGTCCGCATCGAGGCAGTGATCGCCAAGGTGCGCGAGCGTAGTTTGGCTCTTGATCTTGACGAGGATCAGGCCGAACTTGTGTGGCGAACCCTGATCGATTGGAACATCAATTACGAGAAGGGCATCATCACGGCGCGGCGGCGCCCCCTTTAG
- the gatA gene encoding Asp-tRNA(Asn)/Glu-tRNA(Gln) amidotransferase subunit GatA produces MTDLTKLSLAEASKGLKAKSFSATELTGAYLGAIEAANGALNAYVAVTAEQATTMAKASDEKLAKGEGGSLEGIPLGVKDLFATKGVHTQAASHILDGFKPGYESTVTSNLWRDGAVMLGKLNMDEFAMGSSNETSYYGPVVSPFRSEGSNAQLVPGGSSGGSAAAVAAWLCAGATATDTGGSIRQPAAFTGTVGIKPTYGRSSRWGTVAFASSLDQAGPIARTVEDSALMLRSMAGFDPKDSTSVDLPVPDFAAAVERGVKGLCIGVPKEYRMEGMPAEIEKLWEQGLAWLRAEGATVKDISLPHTKYALPAYYIVAPAEASSNLARYDGVKYGLRVTGKDITDMYELTRAAGFGREVKRRIMIGTYVLSAGYFDAYYVKAQKVRTLIKKDFEDAFAAGVDAILTPATPSASFGIGDETLAADPVKMYLNDVFTVTVNMAGLPGIAVPAGKDGQGLPLGLQLIGKPFDEETLFAAARVIERSAATDFSPKPWW; encoded by the coding sequence TTGACCGACCTGACCAAATTGAGCCTTGCCGAAGCCAGCAAGGGGCTGAAGGCCAAGAGCTTTTCCGCCACCGAGCTGACCGGCGCGTACCTTGGCGCGATCGAGGCGGCCAATGGCGCGCTCAACGCCTATGTTGCGGTCACGGCCGAGCAGGCCACTACCATGGCCAAGGCCAGCGACGAGAAGCTTGCCAAGGGCGAGGGCGGCTCCCTCGAAGGCATTCCGCTTGGGGTCAAGGACCTGTTCGCCACCAAGGGCGTCCACACTCAGGCCGCCAGCCATATTCTGGATGGGTTCAAGCCAGGCTACGAGTCGACTGTCACCAGCAATCTCTGGCGCGATGGCGCCGTGATGCTGGGCAAGCTCAACATGGACGAGTTTGCCATGGGCTCGTCCAACGAGACCTCCTATTACGGCCCTGTTGTCAGCCCGTTCCGCTCTGAAGGCTCCAATGCCCAGCTGGTGCCCGGGGGCTCCTCGGGTGGTTCGGCCGCCGCTGTGGCGGCATGGCTCTGCGCTGGGGCAACTGCCACCGATACGGGCGGCTCGATCCGCCAGCCAGCGGCGTTCACCGGCACAGTGGGCATCAAGCCGACTTATGGCCGTTCCTCGCGTTGGGGCACCGTCGCCTTTGCCTCCTCGCTTGACCAGGCCGGCCCGATCGCTCGCACTGTGGAGGATTCAGCGCTGATGCTGCGCTCCATGGCGGGCTTTGATCCAAAGGATTCCACCAGTGTCGACCTGCCGGTGCCAGACTTCGCCGCGGCGGTTGAGCGAGGCGTAAAGGGCCTTTGCATCGGTGTTCCCAAGGAATACCGCATGGAAGGGATGCCCGCCGAGATTGAAAAGCTCTGGGAGCAGGGGCTGGCATGGCTGCGCGCTGAAGGCGCTACGGTCAAGGATATCTCGCTGCCGCATACCAAATACGCGCTGCCCGCCTACTATATCGTGGCTCCGGCCGAAGCCTCCTCCAACCTGGCGCGCTATGATGGCGTCAAATACGGGTTGCGCGTGACGGGCAAGGACATCACCGACATGTATGAGCTGACGCGCGCCGCCGGCTTTGGCCGTGAAGTGAAGCGCCGGATCATGATCGGCACCTATGTGCTGAGCGCCGGCTATTTCGATGCCTATTACGTCAAGGCGCAGAAGGTTCGTACCTTGATCAAAAAGGATTTTGAGGACGCTTTCGCCGCCGGCGTTGACGCCATCCTTACCCCGGCAACGCCGTCGGCGTCCTTCGGCATTGGCGACGAGACCCTCGCCGCCGATCCGGTGAAAATGTACCTCAACGACGTCTTCACGGTGACCGTGAACATGGCGGGCCTGCCGGGCATTGCGGTGCCGGCGGGCAAGGACGGGCAGGGGCTTCCGCTGGGGCTGCAGCTGATCGGCAAGCCCTTTGACGAGGAAACGCTTTTTGCAGCCGCTCGGGTGATCGAGCGCAGCGCGGCGACCGATTTCTCACCGAAGCCTTGGTGGTGA
- a CDS encoding GNAT family N-acetyltransferase translates to MAVTIGIETPLQDDVRRLVAALNDHLLPLSPIEFQFKMTVEQMAGDDTTVFVARNAEGEAVGCGALKVHSSDLGEVKRMFTDPSVRGQRVGSALLGAIVDLARQKGLSQLMLETGTGPGFAEAQRLYQRSGFIPRGPFLDYPDSEWSAFFAMPLRQGAEA, encoded by the coding sequence ATGGCCGTCACGATTGGCATTGAAACGCCGTTGCAGGACGATGTGCGCCGCCTTGTGGCGGCGCTCAACGATCACCTGCTGCCGCTTTCGCCAATCGAATTTCAGTTCAAGATGACCGTTGAGCAGATGGCGGGTGACGACACGACGGTTTTCGTGGCGCGCAATGCCGAAGGCGAGGCAGTGGGCTGCGGCGCGCTCAAGGTTCATTCTTCGGATCTGGGCGAGGTCAAGCGCATGTTCACGGACCCGTCCGTTCGTGGCCAGCGGGTTGGCTCGGCGCTGCTTGGCGCCATTGTCGATCTGGCGCGGCAAAAGGGGCTGAGCCAGTTGATGCTGGAAACAGGCACGGGGCCCGGCTTTGCCGAAGCGCAGCGGCTCTACCAGCGCAGCGGCTTCATCCCGCGCGGCCCGTTCCTTGATTATCCCGACAGCGAGTGGTCGGCTTTCTTTGCAATGCCGTTGCGGCAGGGAGCAGAAGCATGA
- the gatC gene encoding Asp-tRNA(Asn)/Glu-tRNA(Gln) amidotransferase subunit GatC, whose translation MSVDAATVKRIGRLARIRIEDEEVAGYQSELNAILGFVEQLGEVDVSGVEPMTSVTPMQLRRRDDAITDGGYPELIVANAPLSEDNFFMVPKVVE comes from the coding sequence ATGTCGGTAGACGCCGCAACGGTGAAGCGTATCGGGCGCCTGGCGCGTATTCGCATCGAGGACGAGGAAGTCGCTGGCTATCAAAGCGAGCTGAACGCCATTCTCGGTTTCGTGGAACAGCTGGGCGAAGTGGATGTGTCCGGCGTCGAGCCAATGACGTCGGTGACCCCGATGCAGTTGCGCCGGCGCGACGATGCGATCACCGATGGCGGCTATCCTGAGCTGATCGTGGCCAATGCGCCGCTGTCGGAAGACAATTTCTTCATGGTCCCCAAGGTCGTGGAGTAG
- the ruvX gene encoding Holliday junction resolvase RuvX, whose product MSDDLPENPLAGLPPTGKLLCLDLGTKTIGVAVSDAMRYSATPLETIRRTKFTQDAERLDELIAQNNAVAIILGLPLNMDGSEGPRVQSTRAFARNLAARISIPIAFWDERLSTSAVTRMMIDADLRRDRRAELVDKLAASYILQGALDRLRRG is encoded by the coding sequence ATGAGCGACGATCTTCCGGAAAATCCCCTCGCTGGTCTGCCCCCCACCGGCAAGCTCCTGTGTCTTGATCTTGGCACCAAGACGATCGGCGTGGCCGTCTCAGACGCGATGCGCTATTCGGCGACGCCGCTCGAAACCATTCGGCGCACCAAGTTCACCCAAGATGCCGAGCGACTCGACGAGTTGATCGCGCAAAATAATGCCGTCGCGATCATTCTCGGACTGCCGCTCAACATGGATGGGAGTGAAGGGCCGCGGGTGCAATCGACGCGGGCCTTCGCCCGCAATCTTGCCGCCCGGATCAGCATCCCCATCGCCTTCTGGGACGAACGCCTGTCCACCAGCGCCGTTACCCGCATGATGATCGACGCAGATCTGCGGCGCGACCGGCGCGCCGAACTGGTCGACAAACTCGCGGCCAGCTACATCCTCCAGGGCGCGCTCGATCGCCTGCGCCGGGGATAA
- a CDS encoding aspartate carbamoyltransferase catalytic subunit, which translates to MAEPTGGNVTQAGSSAGDFPPFRQRHLLSIADLKQHEIIDLLDRAERMVPVSRQERKTHPTLSGKTQINLFFEPSTRTQGSFEIAGKRLGALVMNMSVKSSSVSKGETLVDTATTLNAMRPDVIVVRHSAAGAVELLSQKVGCAVINAGDGAHEHPTQALLDALTIRRHKGRINGLTVAICGDIANSRVVRSNLLLLGALNVRTRVIAPRNLLPAGIEQLATEVFTDMRKGLEGADVVMMLRLQHERANGRMIPSVREYYRFYGLDADKLSHAKPDAIVMHPGPMNRGVEIDPAIADGPASVITDQVEMGVAVRMAVLDALLPAGDVR; encoded by the coding sequence ATGGCTGAACCAACCGGCGGCAACGTCACGCAAGCTGGCAGCAGCGCTGGCGACTTCCCCCCCTTTCGCCAGCGTCACCTGCTTTCCATCGCCGATCTAAAGCAGCACGAGATCATCGACCTGCTCGACCGGGCCGAGCGCATGGTCCCCGTTTCGCGCCAGGAGCGCAAGACGCATCCTACCCTGTCGGGTAAAACCCAGATCAACCTGTTCTTCGAACCCTCGACCCGTACTCAGGGCTCGTTCGAGATCGCCGGCAAGCGCCTCGGCGCGCTGGTGATGAACATGTCGGTAAAGTCCTCCTCGGTATCCAAGGGCGAGACGCTGGTGGATACCGCGACAACGCTCAACGCCATGCGCCCGGATGTGATCGTGGTGCGCCATTCGGCGGCCGGCGCGGTGGAGCTTCTCTCGCAAAAAGTGGGTTGTGCTGTTATCAATGCGGGTGATGGCGCCCACGAACACCCCACTCAGGCGCTGCTCGATGCGCTCACCATCCGGCGCCATAAGGGCCGTATCAATGGGCTGACAGTCGCGATCTGCGGGGACATCGCCAATTCACGCGTGGTGCGCTCCAACCTGCTGTTACTCGGCGCGCTTAATGTCCGCACCCGGGTGATTGCCCCGCGCAATCTCTTGCCTGCGGGGATCGAGCAACTTGCAACCGAAGTGTTCACCGATATGCGCAAGGGCCTCGAAGGTGCCGATGTGGTCATGATGCTGCGCCTGCAGCATGAGCGCGCCAATGGCCGCATGATCCCTTCGGTGCGCGAATATTACCGCTTCTATGGATTGGACGCCGACAAGCTCAGCCATGCCAAGCCGGACGCGATTGTGATGCATCCCGGCCCGATGAACCGGGGCGTGGAGATCGACCCAGCCATTGCCGACGGTCCCGCTTCGGTGATTACCGACCAGGTGGAAATGGGCGTGGCCGTACGCATGGCAGTGCTCGATGCCTTGCTGCCTGCGGGAGACGTTCGATGA
- the pyrC gene encoding dihydroorotase, which translates to MNRPLLIENARLVDPASGTDARGAVLVENGVITDLALEGPIGVPDGAEVIDAAGHVLAPGLIDMRVFTGEPGKEYRETLQSAGEAAAVGGVTSFVMMPDTSPVVDDGALVDFLLRRGKATSKVNILPAAAITKGLRGEEITEFGLLQEAGAVCLTDGRSSIQSSALLRTAMSYAANYDMPIVHHLADRGLVGDGVMNEGFFATILGLKGIPREAETIPLARDLQLAALTGVRYHAAQISTASSAELVRAAKARHANVTAGVSINNLALNENDIGRYRTFFKLATPLRSEDDRQAMIEALRNGTIDTIHSDHDPQDSEVKRQPFAEASDGAIGLETLLAAALRLVHSGEVDLLSVLRAMTIRPAQILGLPSGRIARGAPADLILFDPDYPWQVSETAIRSRSRNTSFEGARLAGKVMRTIVGGQTVYLHTYTL; encoded by the coding sequence ATGAACCGCCCATTGCTGATTGAGAACGCCCGCCTCGTTGATCCGGCTTCCGGCACAGATGCCCGCGGAGCTGTGCTGGTCGAGAATGGCGTCATCACCGATCTCGCGCTTGAGGGGCCCATCGGTGTGCCTGACGGAGCCGAGGTGATCGATGCTGCGGGCCACGTGCTGGCGCCGGGCCTCATCGATATGCGCGTGTTCACCGGCGAGCCCGGCAAGGAATATCGTGAAACGCTCCAGTCGGCCGGCGAGGCCGCCGCCGTCGGCGGAGTGACGAGCTTTGTGATGATGCCGGACACCAGCCCGGTGGTCGACGATGGTGCGCTGGTGGATTTCCTGCTGCGCCGGGGCAAAGCCACGAGCAAGGTCAATATCTTGCCCGCCGCCGCGATCACCAAGGGATTGCGTGGCGAGGAGATCACCGAGTTCGGGCTCCTGCAGGAGGCAGGCGCCGTTTGCCTGACCGACGGACGCAGCTCCATCCAGTCCAGCGCGCTGCTGCGCACGGCGATGAGCTATGCCGCCAATTACGACATGCCGATCGTTCATCACCTCGCGGACCGTGGGCTAGTTGGCGATGGCGTAATGAACGAAGGCTTCTTCGCCACTATTTTGGGCCTCAAGGGCATTCCGCGAGAGGCGGAAACCATTCCCCTGGCGCGGGACCTGCAACTCGCTGCTTTGACCGGCGTGCGCTACCACGCGGCACAGATTTCCACTGCCAGCTCCGCCGAACTGGTCCGGGCGGCCAAGGCCCGGCACGCCAATGTGACGGCCGGCGTGTCGATCAACAATCTGGCGCTCAATGAAAACGACATCGGCCGCTACCGGACTTTTTTCAAGCTCGCAACACCCCTGCGCTCCGAAGATGATCGCCAGGCCATGATCGAGGCGCTGCGCAACGGCACGATCGACACCATCCATTCCGATCATGACCCACAGGACAGCGAGGTGAAGCGGCAGCCCTTTGCCGAAGCCTCGGATGGCGCGATCGGGCTCGAAACATTGCTGGCGGCGGCATTGCGGCTGGTTCATTCCGGCGAGGTGGATCTCCTGTCGGTGCTGCGGGCGATGACCATCCGGCCGGCGCAAATCCTGGGCCTGCCTTCCGGGCGTATTGCGCGCGGAGCACCAGCCGACCTGATCTTGTTTGATCCCGATTATCCCTGGCAGGTCAGCGAAACGGCGATACGCTCGCGTTCGCGCAACACCAGCTTTGAAGGCGCGCGCCTTGCCGGCAAGGTAATGCGCACCATTGTGGGTGGACAAACGGTTTATCTCCACACCTACACGCTCTAG